One genomic segment of Thermococcus sp. includes these proteins:
- a CDS encoding DNA-binding protein, whose amino-acid sequence MEVMEKVLEWLRSGNDEANDIIDLPWAVKQLEPNLYAAEHPRMPFTLLVSFGDGFIRLLVSMGLETFSMTKDEKLKVYHALLKLNAEINLMKFILMGMNDDVYLAVDLDSSTLGKKEFNDALSALLFGLLSAVSSLGLESEFENLLRERVLAMVYERLRKGASREELLEFLISKVGMPREEARALLSEVLPEEDERGYF is encoded by the coding sequence ATGGAAGTGATGGAGAAGGTTCTCGAGTGGTTGCGCTCCGGCAACGACGAGGCGAACGACATCATTGACCTGCCCTGGGCAGTTAAGCAGCTTGAGCCCAATCTTTACGCGGCCGAACATCCGAGGATGCCATTCACCCTTCTGGTCTCCTTTGGTGATGGTTTCATCCGTTTGCTCGTTTCCATGGGGCTTGAGACATTCTCGATGACAAAGGACGAGAAGCTCAAGGTTTACCATGCTCTCCTAAAGCTGAACGCCGAGATAAACCTAATGAAGTTCATCCTCATGGGTATGAACGACGACGTTTACCTGGCGGTAGACCTTGATTCCTCGACGCTGGGGAAGAAGGAGTTTAACGATGCTCTCTCAGCCCTTCTGTTTGGCCTTCTTTCTGCTGTCTCTTCTCTGGGGCTTGAGAGCGAGTTTGAGAACCTCCTCAGGGAGCGTGTGCTTGCCATGGTCTACGAGAGGCTCAGAAAAGGCGCCAGCAGGGAGGAACTTCTTGAGTTTCTCATCTCCAAGGTGGGGATGCCGAGAGAGGAGGCCCGGGCTTTATTATCAGAAGTCCTTCCCGAGGAAGACGAGAGAGGTTATTTCTGA
- a CDS encoding ORC1-type DNA replication protein gives MGSDDYLTSIFEKYLHAKKIFKNKEVLRHSYTPKELPHRHEQIDELAHILVPVLRGETPSNVFVYGKTGTGKTVTVKFVTEELKKISKKYNIPVEVIYINCEIVDTHYRVLARIVNHFKAESGVEVPLVGWPTDEVYAKLKEVIDAKERFVIIVLDEIDKLIKKSGDDILYSLTRINTELSRAKVSIVGISNDLKFKEYLDARVLSSLSEEEVVFPPYDANQLRDILMQRAKEAFYDGVLDDAVVPLCAALAAREHGDARRALDLLRVAGEIAEREGASKVTERHVWKAQEKIEQDTMEEVIKTLPLHSKVLLYAIVMLDENGELPANTGDVYSVYKSLCDHLDVEPLTQRRVSDLINELDMLGIINAKVVSKGRYGRTKEIRLNVTPYMVKNIYRHDEQVRSLLTLTLSKQRRLF, from the coding sequence ATGGGCAGTGACGACTACCTGACCTCGATATTCGAGAAGTACCTTCACGCCAAGAAGATATTCAAGAACAAGGAAGTGCTCAGGCACAGCTATACTCCAAAGGAACTCCCCCACAGGCACGAGCAGATTGATGAACTCGCCCATATCCTCGTTCCAGTTCTCAGGGGAGAAACTCCTTCCAACGTCTTTGTTTACGGTAAAACCGGCACCGGTAAAACCGTGACCGTGAAGTTCGTTACCGAGGAGCTCAAAAAGATATCGAAGAAGTACAACATTCCCGTTGAGGTCATCTACATCAACTGTGAAATAGTTGACACCCACTACCGCGTTCTCGCGAGGATAGTGAACCACTTCAAGGCGGAAAGTGGAGTTGAGGTTCCCCTCGTTGGCTGGCCAACGGATGAGGTCTACGCCAAGCTGAAAGAGGTTATAGACGCGAAGGAGCGCTTCGTTATAATCGTCCTGGACGAGATTGACAAGCTCATCAAGAAGAGTGGCGACGACATCCTTTACTCCCTGACGAGGATTAACACGGAACTGTCGAGGGCGAAGGTAAGCATAGTCGGCATCTCAAACGACCTCAAGTTCAAAGAATACCTGGATGCCCGTGTTCTCTCGAGTTTGAGCGAGGAGGAAGTCGTTTTTCCACCCTACGATGCAAACCAGCTCAGGGACATCCTAATGCAACGTGCTAAGGAGGCTTTCTATGATGGTGTCCTTGATGATGCCGTCGTTCCGCTCTGTGCGGCTTTGGCAGCTAGAGAACACGGTGACGCGAGGCGTGCCTTGGATTTGCTCCGCGTCGCCGGTGAAATAGCGGAGCGTGAAGGTGCAAGCAAAGTGACTGAGAGGCACGTCTGGAAGGCTCAGGAAAAGATAGAGCAGGACACCATGGAGGAGGTCATAAAGACCCTTCCGCTCCACTCGAAGGTCCTCCTCTACGCGATAGTTATGCTAGACGAGAACGGCGAGTTGCCGGCGAACACGGGCGATGTTTACTCCGTTTACAAATCCCTCTGCGACCACCTCGACGTTGAGCCCCTCACCCAGAGGCGCGTGAGCGATTTGATTAACGAGCTGGATATGCTTGGAATCATTAACGCCAAGGTCGTCAGCAAGGGACGTTACGGGAGGACAAAGGAGATAAGGCTGAACGTTACTCCCTACATGGTGAAGAACATCTACCGCCACGATGAGCAGGTTAGGAGCCTCCTCACGCTGACCCTCTCCAAGCAGAGGAGGTTGTTCTGA
- a CDS encoding DNA-directed DNA polymerase II small subunit gives MLIEDLIKNKYLITPSAYYLLEPHYKKDFTLAELIKFAKAKGTFVIDSSLAGEFLLEMGIVSTGEPVEPVSKRPEMKGSFGDSIGEISEETGETDETSTSEPALTEETSETGPLGIVESGEEAGSISTGDIAEVRPSVSVSVENSGELPESSDETFVSTGTNVNLGQSSAFSVVEEAPIENVSEGESFISTGITEPESPENEVMEILESVLENPPGESLPVEVENGKAYGNGYLDSEDYYENGNGVKPKIVYGDYGVPIAYVGEDVEGEKSYSTYEDVVIKPKEGFRYRAKEIPDEWRVTFDVKNVKFEAPKVKNAASKEGEIIIQAYSSYFKSRLKKMRRIFRENPEIGTVIDIAKLSYVRDDEVTIIGLVNSKRETAKGFMFEVEDTTGRIKVFLGKDKERASNVYNAIMPDSVVAFRGQPGRGIFFANRVFLPDVPKFRREKPPLEEKVYAILLSDIHVGSNKFCEKAFEKFLEWLNGEVNSRAEEELVSRIKYMILGGDVVDGVGIYPGQYNELAIPDIFDQYEALANLLRNVPGHITMFIGPGNHDAARTALPQPGFYEEYAKPIYKLKNAVIISNPAVINLHGREFLIAHGRGIEDVVDFIPKRSHHRPAEAMVDLLKLRHLAPTFGNKVPIAPDPEDTLVIESVPDLFQAGHVHVMEYRIYNGVFVINSGTWQAQTEFQKMVNIVPTPARVPIIDVETARLRAVVSFEQFCEGV, from the coding sequence ATGTTAATCGAGGATTTAATCAAGAACAAGTACCTGATAACGCCATCCGCCTACTACCTCCTCGAACCCCACTACAAGAAGGACTTCACGTTGGCAGAGCTGATTAAGTTTGCCAAGGCCAAAGGTACCTTTGTTATAGACTCCTCACTAGCTGGGGAGTTTCTCTTGGAGATGGGCATTGTTTCCACTGGAGAACCCGTTGAGCCGGTCTCCAAGAGGCCCGAAATGAAAGGGTCTTTTGGGGATTCTATTGGCGAAATCTCTGAGGAAACGGGCGAAACTGATGAAACATCTACTTCTGAGCCCGCTTTAACGGAAGAGACGTCTGAGACTGGGCCTTTGGGTATAGTGGAATCCGGCGAAGAAGCGGGTTCTATTTCCACTGGAGACATCGCTGAGGTCAGGCCTTCGGTTTCTGTTTCTGTGGAAAATAGTGGCGAGCTTCCTGAATCTTCCGATGAGACCTTTGTTTCCACTGGAACTAATGTAAATTTGGGGCAGTCTAGTGCCTTCTCTGTCGTTGAAGAAGCTCCCATTGAGAATGTTTCAGAGGGGGAGAGTTTCATTTCCACTGGAATCACCGAGCCTGAAAGTCCCGAAAACGAGGTCATGGAGATATTGGAGTCGGTATTAGAAAACCCCCCTGGGGAATCCCTTCCAGTGGAAGTCGAAAACGGCAAAGCCTATGGAAACGGCTATCTTGATAGCGAGGATTACTACGAAAACGGGAACGGTGTGAAGCCAAAGATAGTTTACGGCGACTACGGGGTTCCGATAGCTTACGTTGGGGAGGACGTTGAGGGCGAGAAGAGCTATTCTACCTACGAAGACGTCGTGATAAAACCCAAGGAGGGCTTCCGTTATAGGGCCAAGGAAATCCCTGACGAGTGGAGGGTAACCTTTGACGTCAAGAACGTGAAGTTCGAGGCCCCCAAGGTGAAGAACGCCGCGAGCAAGGAGGGCGAGATAATAATCCAGGCCTACTCGAGCTATTTTAAATCGAGGCTCAAGAAGATGCGCAGAATCTTCCGAGAGAATCCTGAAATCGGGACGGTCATAGACATTGCAAAGCTGAGCTACGTTAGGGATGATGAGGTTACGATAATCGGCCTTGTTAACAGCAAGAGGGAAACGGCCAAGGGCTTCATGTTCGAGGTCGAAGACACCACGGGCAGAATCAAGGTCTTCCTCGGAAAGGACAAGGAGAGAGCTTCGAACGTTTACAACGCGATAATGCCCGATTCGGTCGTTGCATTCCGCGGTCAGCCTGGCAGGGGTATTTTCTTCGCCAACCGCGTTTTCCTCCCCGACGTTCCCAAGTTCAGGCGGGAAAAACCACCCCTTGAGGAGAAGGTCTACGCGATTCTGCTGAGTGACATCCACGTCGGTTCAAACAAGTTCTGCGAGAAGGCCTTTGAGAAGTTCCTTGAGTGGCTCAACGGCGAGGTCAACAGCAGGGCCGAGGAGGAACTCGTGAGCAGGATTAAGTACATGATACTCGGCGGTGACGTGGTTGATGGCGTCGGCATTTACCCAGGCCAGTACAACGAGCTGGCCATTCCAGACATTTTCGACCAGTATGAAGCTTTGGCAAACCTCCTCCGCAACGTTCCGGGGCATATAACAATGTTCATCGGCCCCGGCAACCACGACGCCGCGAGGACGGCCCTGCCACAGCCGGGCTTTTATGAGGAGTACGCAAAGCCGATATACAAGCTCAAGAACGCCGTCATAATAAGCAACCCCGCTGTGATAAACCTCCACGGCAGGGAGTTTCTCATCGCCCACGGAAGGGGAATCGAGGATGTTGTTGACTTCATACCCAAGAGGAGCCATCACAGGCCGGCCGAGGCGATGGTTGACCTCCTCAAGCTTAGGCACCTCGCGCCGACCTTCGGCAACAAGGTTCCCATTGCTCCCGACCCGGAGGATACCCTCGTCATAGAGTCCGTTCCGGACCTATTCCAGGCCGGTCACGTCCACGTTATGGAATACCGGATTTACAATGGTGTCTTCGTCATAAACAGCGGAACCTGGCAGGCCCAGACCGAGTTCCAGAAGATGGTCAACATCGTTCCTACCCCCGCGAGGGTTCCGATAATCGACGTTGAAACGGCCCGTTTGAGGGCGGTTGTAAGCTTTGAGCAGTTCTGTGAGGGTGTGTGA